One Conger conger chromosome 7, fConCon1.1, whole genome shotgun sequence genomic window, gtcatagttttgcaaacttgttatgtcacaatttatgtttcatgttatgttgtactgttcattgattcatcgtgtctttctgcaaaccttgcattcctgctttctctctctccctttctgtcactcacaccctaattgtttcaatttcccttgtcttcttactaatctactaacgctagatcagtattgggtaatactaacattctaaccatgtgttcatgttaccttacgtttcttgtgcatgtcatttactaattcactaacgctagggcaggatagatTTATTACGagtgattactaattacctcgttaacttgtcaatcctccacacctgatttccattctcatgctgctctcaaatGAGCAATTCTCAGTAGATTTCTTGAGCAGCTGTCAATCGAATAGATCTCTGGATCAGAGAGAATTCCTTTATGACGAGCTCTTTCTACTTCAGGGAATTTTCTTAATCTTTTCAAGAACAGCTACTGTTAGTTACTGTTGTAGGTACCTCCATTGCTTCAACCAAAATTAATCATACCTGGTTTGATCGACCAATCTCCCTTGATAATTACAATGTGAGCAGTCCAAATTCAAGATTTGTCTATTTGTAGATatctaaaatgtaattatggAAGGTGAAGTGAAACAAGTATATAGTATGGATAAAGGCCTTTAAATACAACACGTAGTACATACAGAGCTTACCATATTTTTTTAACCACAGAACTGATGAAAAGACCTTTTCATTCAAGGAACAGAGAGAAACAATTCAAATAACTGTAGAacttttaatgtttctttttttaattttttgaacacacagacaacacagtaTTACAGAGTTACATCATATCATGCAAACTATACTAATTTACCTCAGAAACTGAGAGTCCCCAGAGGTGTTCTTTGCCTTCAGTGTTTGTTGCTGGAGGCTAGCATCCATCAATCACAGCATACTTTTATTGCTCCTTTCACAGGAAACCAACTGACACACGTTCTGGATATACGTCTCACTGCAGGATGCTTAACATTAAACCACTGACACACGTTCTGGATATACGTCTCACTGCAGGATGCTTAACATTAAACCAACTGACACACGTTCTGGATATACGTCTCACTGCAGGATGCTTAACATTAAACCCCGCCCATCCACAAGGGAAAAAGAAACTCCGCCTCTCCAAGCTCTGGATTGGACAAGAGGGTATGATGTCAAAGGGTTGTGTTTGTCATCAAGCCCCGCCCTCCCACATTCAGATGCCCCTCAACTGAAAAACAGATTTAGGCCATTCAACTGGAAAGCGTTTTGATACGTTTAGCTACGTTTTCTGtgttaaacattttgaaataggCTTTGAGatatgtttgctcccgtttggcCAAATCGAAAATGACATAGGTTTATGCTTTAAAGCCATCTCAGAATGACTTCTCAGATGCCATAAGAGCTGACCGTACTACATCAGTCAGTCCACCCAAGATTTGCAACAATATGTTCAACACACCACCGTTAATATACTTTCTGCTACATTTTTTCGGGGCAGAACGTGCTGCAATAATACTGAAATTAACTTGCCAAAGTAGTCATTTAGGAAGTACAACTTGCACTTATTTTTTCTCACAGTTCTCACAAAACTTGATTTAATCTGTGGTTTAGCAATTTGAATCACTCAATTGTTTAGGGAATCACAATATGTTACTTGGGCGGCTTTTAGGTGGAATTATTAACAAAATAATACTGACTTTTCAATAGTATATTTACAATaaacaaagtaataaaaaaattggttaaaaaaaaattgaaggGCTGTTTTTGCAGAACGGAGCTTAGGTGTCTTTTTTTGCTTTGACAATGTTGCAGGAAATCCAGTTCATGCCATcctgtaaaacaaaataaaaaaattagacGGGTCTGAACCAGTGCAGGTCCAGCGGATTTGAAGTCCAACACTTTAACCTCTTGCCCATCACAACCCAGACTGCGGCCTGCTTAATACAAGCTGGCTTTTCTTTTATCACATTTGAAAACCAGTCGgaatagcatgtgaaatgtgCCACCTGGGAGATTGGAAACACGTCCCATACATGGGACTGCACTGCCATTTTATCCCTCGATAGTCTCAACATCTGATGATGAGATTGACCAGGAAATCCCTGCCCTTTTTCCTCTGCAAAAGACTAGAAAATCAGGATCTCTCTAAAGCTGCCCTGCCACAATGTCCTTTGTAAAAAGCTCTGTGCACATAAAATATTATTGAACTGAACAGTGCATTGAATGCAAGGGGGGCTTCAGCACTTAATGGGGGCTTTGGGAcctctagagcagggctgtcaaactccagtcctggagggccacagtgtctgcgggtttaactccagtcctggagggccacataTTGAATAATATGTCTAAATAGCGGTGAGCCCTGAAAGATAGATTGTGGACCATATATTCTGTACTGCACGTGAGTGGCTTCCTCTTACAGTGGAGAGAaagttctggaatgttctgtctaactgtatattttctctttgtttgtgtttcacaATGTAAACTGACTGCAAGTGAATGGGGGAGGTAGAGCCACAGACCTGCTGGATTAAACCTTTCCACAGTCCAAAAATGTGTATCATCCTATCACAATCCTAGTAACATTACCCTACCCTACAGgcatcaccccaccccaccctatgCCACAGAAGGCTCATGTAAATTCTTAGACTGCCACAGTTTAGACACAGAATATTCCCATTGCAAGCACCTCAGTATTTATTTACATGCTCCTTGACTATGAAGTGCCTACATGCCCATATATATAGTAGTTCATACATATATTCAACCAGCGGCTTTATCTCCATGTAGTTTTCTAATCCAAGCtccagaaaaaaggaaaactgcAGAAATTGCTTGATTTTACTAACTGTTCTACCCTCTAAACTGAGAATTGCTCCAATAAGACCCATTTcagttaagattgcctttccACAAACCCTCTGGGCTGAGTtaagaaatataatttgttattatatcattttttgtgagcaaaacaaagagaaaaaagggaaCAGGTGAACCTTGTATGAGAGACTGTtgcactaaccacaacaccaaacctGCAGGGAGGCTAAGTCTTTTCAGTATATGAGGCTGCTGCTctctttaccccccccccaagatTACCCTTTTGACACAACCGTCTGgcccccagggtgctgttgagggcaaacATAGCTAACCAATTCTCTGGATCTGGTGCCCACCTGTACACCCTCTCCTGACAGAGCCGAGCAGGCCTGGATCTGCCACTTGCGGTCCCGGTACGTGTGCAGGTTGAGTCCCTCGGCGATCTCGCTGGCAGGCGACGCCGTGGCCAGGTCCTGCTTGTTGGCGAAGATGAGCACGGGCACATCCTTCATGTTCTCCTCGTCAATCAGCTCTGCCAGCTCCTGTGATTGGTCAGATGGTCAGACAGGGGGGGTTGAGGAGCATTGAAGAAAATATTTCATCGGATACTCCTGAAGGAATAAATTAACACCACACACGTCACCTCTGAAGATTTATTACCAACGTTTTGACATCAGAGTGCATTTTAATACAGTTATTCATCATTTATGAAGCACCAATAACTTCTAAAACCAACACTCCTGTTTGAATCAAAAAACcactcaatatttttttttgattCAGTGTAATAAGGAGCCTTAAGTAATGACACTTAATTAGAAATGAAGAATCTTAATAAAAGTTTGTATGTTCAAATCCCAAAAAAAGAAGTACCTTTGATTCCAAGACTGAGCTATAATTTAACAAAATTCTATTAAATTATTGAGCGGAggtcataaataaatattaatattgaacAAAAGACAACCATTTAAATAGTCAACTAAACATTCCCTTACCAGCCCCGTCTCTTCAAAGCGCTTTTTGTCAGCACTGTCAATGACGTAGATCTGAAAGAAAGAACCATTTAATTTGGGGCTtgtttaggatttttttttttttcaattaacaCACTGAAAAGTTTTCATTCATTGAATCACTGACAATTTTAGCCCTTGGAAATTTGTCTACTCACCAACAAATCGGTGTTCTCTAAGTATTTCTTCCAGAAGGTTCGTATCTTTCGCTGTCCGCCGATGTCCCACACATTCAACTTCATGCCGTGGGAGGTCACACTTTTTATATTGAAGCCCTGAAAGAGCAATCAATcagtaaatcaatcaatcaatcaatcaatcaatcaatcaatcaatcaatcaatcaatcaataaataagcAAGCTAAAAATGTGTAATTGCTTTTAAAATCCCAAGCTCACAGTATGCACTGTAATAAACACTGTGGCATACATTTCACTTCAGTTTACAGGAAACTAGGACAGGAAATTAGCTGTACATTAATTAATAccttgaattgactgaattgaattgGACCTAGTCTGAATTTTCTCAATCTCGCCATAATACAATATTCACTGGCATTTGCTGCACTGTATGTTACAAATTGCATTATAAGTACAATTCCTATGTGAAAGTAACACTATTGTCTCCATATACATATTAATAAAGTATTCGTAAGTAGatcatatttgaatgtattAAGTTTCATTCTTCTGTCCTCATTTCCTTGTTTCATCATCAATACAGAATCCTGAGATGCCTCGCAACtgatttgacattttaaatccTTTGCTATTTTTAGTTAGCTTGCTGGCACTCCTGTTTCGCTGACCTTAGTGTGCTCAATAATCTTCAACCCTGGGATTTGAGTCCTGAGTCCAGCCCTGAACTCTCTATTATTAGtgtggacccccccccctccccccttcatcCCACAGACATGCTGCATCTAAACTGGGCTGTGTACATGTTAGTACAATGTTGACAAACTGTAGCATTCCACACAAACTCCAGTCATGTGATTTAAGGTTATGTTGCTTTTATAAAACTTTTCTTTACTCAGACCTTTGCTCACACACATTATTTAATTCTTTAAATAATACTTTCATAGTTAAAATGCTGAAAAGATTTTAAAGCACTTATGCAGATCCCTGTTGAATTCCAATAAGTCaggtaaataaacaaaatgaaacaattaaacaaattaaacaagCTGGGTAGTTTCACCATACAGTTGGTCTAACGTTAAGGGTCTAAGGGGGGTCAAATGATCCCAACAGTGACCCAGCCATGTGATCAAAATTGGGTTGTTTTTTAACCCAGAGTGTAGTCGCAAACAATTAACAGCCATTTGCAATTATTGGAAATTTGACCcttttaaatggtatttttaaaatagaaacataaattaaaaatatggcAGCGTTTTTTCAGCGGATTTTTCTGAGATTTAGAACTGAAGATGAATAACTAACTAACTTGTACAGAACTTGTCTAGATTCAAGTTCATATTATGTAAGACAAGGTTTCGCTGAGGTGCAGGCATGACGTCTAAATGAAAAAGCTTTtaactttaataataatttttagcTGGCATTTCATTTAAACTTTTACACTTTCACACAGTTTGATCTATTTTTGTGGCCGGCAATGTTAtgatgaaacacacacataatcgtTCATCTCAGTGACAGAAACAATATAAAGTAATTTTGGGTTCGGGAATAAAATACACAGTCCCACCATTGTGGGTCATAACATAAAGCCTTAAaacatgttataaaatatatcaaCTGAGACACCCTAGCCATAGGCCATATTAACTAGTTTCAGATCTTCAACTTCCTTGAGTCCCTTCAGACTATGACCTTTTGAACCTTTCAGatggactgtgattggctgataaataAAATCTGGTCTTGCTATCACTTCTTTGCTAATTAGATGCTCTCATCTATGGCATTTTGCATATTGTCTAAAATATTACAAGTCAGGCTAGGAATCTTGCAGAAGAAAACAACAGTGCCCTGACCAACACACCCAGGATTGAACttataaaatgtaatctaatatTATTTTGAGAAATAAGTACGCTAATATATTGTAAGTAGTATTCTTTTTTGTATGGAAATGCAGCAAGGACATTATATTTAGATCTCAGGTATCTATTCCTGATGGAAACAGGGACAGAATCTGACACAAGCATGATTCAGTGACTGCAGCCTGAAGAAGACCGTGTTACATTCTTACTGCAGGAAATGCGCTCTTAGTGAATTAGTCATCCTGAATGAATGATTCTAAAAAAcccaacgcttttatccaaagtgacttagagttgattagacaatatccccaggagcaatgcggggttaagggccttgctcaagggaccaacagatcttaatgtggctacaccagggcttggaccaccaactTTCctgatcccagtcatgtaccttagccactcggctacaggctgctactTTTGTCAGACAGAGTGATTTTATAATCTGCACAAAGTGGCCCATTTATTTAAGCCTGGAGAAGCTTTGTAGGTGTGTAATCCGGGCTCTGGTAAGCAGCCACGCTGGCCCTCTCTTTGGCTTGTTTTGCTGCTGGCGTTACCTTCATGGGTGGCTGAGTGACATTGTGGATTtggcacacagacagaaggCTACGGGGTCAAAAGAGCCATTGGACCCTTTGAAATTCCCAAACGGAATCTTTAGCCATTCTACAACTGTATAAGAGGATTTTGTATGAACATGTAGACAATTCTTGAGGCAAGTGTATCTGCTAAGCTATTACATGGTGAATGCTAAGCTACAAATGGCAGTTTACCTGTGTTGGGGTGACTGTGTTGATGTCTTCAGAAGCGAGCTTCTTCAGGAGGGTTGTCTTACCACCATTGTCCAGTCCCAGAAGAACTATCCTTAATTCCTGTTCTGTAGTCCCCTTTAGCTTCTGGATGACTGAAAACAAACCCTGAGAGAAGAGAAGATGTACACCCTTGGATAAAAAGCTTCCGAAAATGAGACCAGACCATTTACTCCACCGATGCTGCTAACTTTTCTTACTAAGCAAGTGTACCAAAGTCAAGTCCCGGAGTGTTGCTGTTTCTGCTGGTTTTGTGGTTTCCCTTGTGGAGTTTTGGGCTAAAGCAGTGgcttaaatgattattttttgtattgaaacaaaccaaaaaaccaaCCAGAGACCACAGACATCCAAGTCTAACACCCTGTTTAGAGTGTATCCAACAGTCAAGCTTCTTCTACTACATTtctgctctcccctctcccacatGAGACCACATGTTGACATGAGACCTTTAGCACA contains:
- the LOC133132893 gene encoding ADP-ribosylation factor-like protein 3 isoform X1, with amino-acid sequence MNSEMGRPRAGTPRTVHLELFTRGLFSVIQKLKGTTEQELRIVLLGLDNGGKTTLLKKLASEDINTVTPTQGFNIKSVTSHGMKLNVWDIGGQRKIRTFWKKYLENTDLLIYVIDSADKKRFEETGLELAELIDEENMKDVPVLIFANKQDLATASPASEIAEGLNLHTYRDRKWQIQACSALSGEGVQDGMNWISCNIVKAKKDT
- the LOC133132893 gene encoding ADP-ribosylation factor-like protein 3 isoform X3 yields the protein MGEVQKGLFSVIQKLKGTTEQELRIVLLGLDNGGKTTLLKKLASEDINTVTPTQGFNIKSVTSHGMKLNVWDIGGQRKIRTFWKKYLENTDLLIYVIDSADKKRFEETGLELAELIDEENMKDVPVLIFANKQDLATASPASEIAEGLNLHTYRDRKWQIQACSALSGEGVQDGMNWISCNIVKAKKDT
- the LOC133132893 gene encoding ADP-ribosylation factor-like protein 3 isoform X2 yields the protein MAGGEGIIQGLFSVIQKLKGTTEQELRIVLLGLDNGGKTTLLKKLASEDINTVTPTQGFNIKSVTSHGMKLNVWDIGGQRKIRTFWKKYLENTDLLIYVIDSADKKRFEETGLELAELIDEENMKDVPVLIFANKQDLATASPASEIAEGLNLHTYRDRKWQIQACSALSGEGVQDGMNWISCNIVKAKKDT